The sequence below is a genomic window from Silene latifolia isolate original U9 population chromosome 7, ASM4854445v1, whole genome shotgun sequence.
caactgaaaggaactgtcctaacaaacacatcGGAAGACTAAAgtctctgatatgtgatgactccatccccagctagatcccacgcgtatccaagatatacccttaaaaccgctcaccacccccgaatggatcaccacagtttttaaaacatttaaacggggtcaatactaatcacacaactcaatatacatcaacaataagataaacagacaaattgaatcacacacacacacacacaccaccaaccaattcccatcatctcaacacGACCCCACTTTGGACCCGccaccgatgggggaccgcagccccgttcccacctaagccccgctcatcgtacgagcgataaccctgtccattaatgtgcacatcccctttcgtggcgggttccacgaagggcgaaactagggcgtgagatcactcccgcaagtgaccccactcagccgagaacgcatctcgagagccatcaacaaacacaaccacaatcacaatcacaatcacaatcatcatatcaaacaactaactacagcacatcaccaatatcccattatgggactaatactgagtaggaaatcctacctggaaagcacaacacgcagacggtatctacagctgtatcaaaacggctcctctacgaattctcctcctatcatataacacatagatgctaccattcaaatactactcataaaaacccccaattcctaaattagggtttcaccaatcttaacaaaacattatataaattatattaaaagcttaccctcgacgcaaggaatccaacgacacgaactacgatacgaactgaccgtctgaactccgggaatcgtcaagaacgcgattaggaagaagaactagttgctttctctcttaaacaggttttaggttttgtaaaaagtgatttagaacaatgacgaatatgtttaaataccttaatcgcgtaattaacaaaacccgagaaaactcccccgtaaaaccggagactcgatcgagtacccaaggtactcgatcgagtacccccctactcgatcgagtgccccagctactcgatcgagtgcccaacaggtcagaaactattttatttcgcaacttacccttactcgacagagtaaggcctactcgatagagtacccaaagacttataaatacggagtattacagtcggGATTGTTTGAGTGGGGAAACACCAGTCCCACCTTCCAAAACCATTGGGGTGAGGGATGGGGTAGTTGCGGTCGGGTCATCGGGTGGGGTGCTAGTGGGGACGATGGTGCTTTTGGTGTGAGAAGCCGAGGAAAGGGGTCGACGATGGTGGTGGTTGTAGTGGGGGGTTGTAGTTGTGACATCCGAAATAATGGCGTGAGGAGGTGATAGTTGGTGGTTCGAAAaggggttggtggtgatgggtggtAAAAGGTGgggttattttttttatttgggcaatttcaATGTCATTTGTTTACTCAGCCAAGTCACATGCCACATCAGCTACTTGACGGTTCAAATTGACGGAATTATAATTGAAGGTCACGCAAATTACAATTAAGGGACTTCAGGGTTACCAAAAACTTTTTCTAATTTATAGGGTTATCATGTGGAAAATGAAAAAATTCAGGGTCACCATATAGAATATCCCAAATATTAATATTACTCATAATACTTATAATTATAAATGTGACTTGACACAAACCCTAACACTAGAATCATTATACCATTAAGTTTACCCTTTCAGAAAAAATTCTGGAGTATTAAGTTTTCATTGGCGCGCTCGGAGAATTAAGTTGAAATGCTTATTTAACATAGACTTTTTTCAATTCATttgtcgaatgggttgggttggtcTTTGACCCCATATTAATAGGTGATTGTTGGGTTGGGTTGGATTGGTCAAGAATCAATATTTTAAGGGTATTGTTCTTATAAAACTGGGTCACATCCGGTTTGATTTACGAATAGGAACAAGCTTTAATTTTATAGAAATAAACTTAAGTGAGACGTATTAGAATCAAAAGTGTTAATTAtctaatctataaaatataattctgatggattctcattccaccccagccccttggaatcccatacccatctCTTTCCCACGGATTCAAACTTCATtccttcatgtttatttttctaatgaaCCAAACATGTTTTAGAAGGTATGGAATTGGAACCCCATTCACCTATGGTTTCTTATTTCAATCCATTTCATTCCTAAGtagtgaaccaaacgacccctaaaagGCTAATGTGACATGACATATTAATTGTGacgtgacaaatgtgacatggcaaattaaaTTATGATGTGGCATGTGACATGGTAAATTAATgtgacattattattattattattattattattattattattattattattattattattattgttattattattattgttattattattattgttgttattattattgttatttttattattgttattattattattattattattattattattattattattattattattattattattattattattattattattattattattattaaattatatatgTTTATTACATACTCCATATgacagtattattattattattattattattattattattattattattattattattattattattattattattattattattattattattattattattattattattattattattattattattattattattattattattattattattttaaaaagtgcaaacttttattaatcaatcaaaagttttcaagaaattggtgggcagccgAGATAAAATCTTGGCTCCCACCTCCTTAgtaatagcaaagctaagtctagtaaaaatgtaagcggccgcgTGAGCCCTTGTATCCTGAGaaataaataattattattattaatataattaatattattattattattattattattatttttattattattattattattattattattattattattattattattattattattattattattattattattattattattattattattattattattattattattattattattattattgttgttgttgttgttgttgttgttgttgttgttgttgttgttgttgttgttgttgttgttgttgttgttgttgttgttgttgttgttgttgttgttgttgttgttgttgttgttgttgttgttgttgttttttgctTAAATGTCAGCTTAACATTAATAATCAGCAACTTTTACAACTCTGCGGATCACATTTTTGTGTGCCCGTATTACAACATATGCACCTTAGACAACCATAGCCTATCTCTAAAAGAGAAAGACTTTGACTTACAAACTTGGATTCGACTTTTAACACTATTAATGATCTGCTCAGCTAACACCCAAGGGGAAGTCACCTGATGTGTTAGTCGAGCACTGTTACGTTGCATCCAGATCATGTACCACACTGCCAGAATTGCAGCTGTGGTCACATGCTTCCTCCCAGAGGTCCATCTTCTTCTTGCAATTTGTCTGAGAATGTCACTACCCTGCAATTGGGTCCCTAATCTGCAGAGGACAATCTTCAAGACCTGTTGAGCATACAGGCATTCCTGAAATAGGTGTTCATGAGTCTCAAGATTGAATGCACAAATCATCAGAAGAAACATTATAACAAAACAGCCTATCTTTCAATCTCAAGGCCTGATTTGCAATTAACCACGCCATGAATGAATGTTTAGGAGCAGCAATAGTATTCCAGATAGACTTATACCACTCCACCTGCATTCGTTTCTCCCTCAACCAGTTATAGCAGCCACTAACAGTATATGCACCAGTACCAATGATCCAGAATTCATCCACAAATCCTGCCTGGATAATGTCCCTGACTTGACAAACTTTTCTCCAATGCCAACTCGTATCTGCAGAAGGAGTATAAGTATGCCAAGACAAGCCTTTCATATAAATGTGATGAACCCATTGCACCCAAAGTTTATCAGGTTTAGTAGCCAGCCACCATACAAGTTTACCAATATTAGCAATATTCCATAAACCACTCTCTTTCAAACCAAGACCTCCTTCCTTCTTTGGTGAACAAACTCTTTGCCAAGAAATCATAGGTACTCTTTGGAATTCAGTCCCCCTTTCCCAAAGATAGTTCCTACAAATACAGTCCACCCTATTAATAACCCCTTTTGGTAAAACAAACATTGAAGCCCAGTAAGTGTGCAAAGTAGTGAGGACTGATTGAACTAGGACAAGCCTGCCAGCATAGGATAGTTTCTTCGCACCCAGGCTCCTGATTCTGTCCACTATCTTATCTATAAGCACTGCACAGTCAGTCAGTTTCAGTCTTCCAGCAGTTATTGGCACTCCAAGATACTTAAAAGGCAGCTTACCCTCCACAAAACCAGAGATAGAAAGAATTTCCCCTTTGTGTCTGTGGTTAACTCCATTAAAATAAGCACATGATTTTTGAGTGTTCATTTTCAGGCCAGAGGCATTAGAAAATGAAGAGAAAGCTCTCAAGAGTAGCACCATAGATTTTGCATCACCCTTACAAAACATAATTAagtcatctgcaaacataagGTGAGTCAATTTCATTTGCTTACACAAAGGATGATAGTTAAAAGGCAACTTCGCAGTAGCACAATCCAAAATTCTGGTTAAGTACTCCATACAAAGGGTGAATAAAAGTGGGGAAATTGGATCCCCTTGCCTTAATCCCCTCCTGCCATGGAAAAAACCAAAAGTTTCTCCATTAAGAGCTAAACTGAAAGCATCACTAGTAATACACTCCATGATCAGATGCTTGAATTTATCAGGAAAATTAAAGGCATCCAGTAGTTCCTTCATGTATTTCCAACTAACTAAATCATAAGCCTTCATTAAATCCATTTTGAACATACTTCTAGGAGAGCAAGATTGTCTATTGTATAATCTCACTAAATCTTGACACACCATAATATTCTCAATGATACTCCTCCCTCTAATAAAGCCACCCTGGTTCTTACTAATCAGATCAGGGAGAACCCTGGCCAGCCTGTTGCACAGAAGTTTAGAGATACACTTATACAACACATTGCAACAAGCTATTGGCCTAAACTGAGTAACAGAATTAGGCATGCTGCATTTGGGGATAAGAGTAATGGTAGTAGAGTTCACTTGCTTGAGAAGTTTCCCAGTTTTAAACACATCCAAAATAGCACCAGAGACCTCATTCCCAATCACACTCCAAGAATCCTTAAAAAAAGAACTTGAAAATCCATCTGGACCTGGAGCTTTGTGATCAGGAATAGAAAAAATAGCATCCTTGATCTCCTGTTCAATAATAGGAGACTGTAGAATGTCCCAATGATGAGCCTCACAAATATTACCCCTATGAATTATCCTCTGGTTCACAGGTTCAGTAATAATCTCAGTCCCCAGCAGTGATTTGTAGTACTCAAGAAAGGCAGTCTTAACCCCATGGGGATCAATATGTTCACACCCATCCTTATCCTAAATACTGAACACCTGATTCCTCATAAACTTGCTCCTAATGACTCCATGAAAATATTTAGAGTTGGTATCACCATCCTTGTCCCAGGCAAGCTTAGCTCTCTGACTCAAGAACAAAGCACAGGCTTGCTGTAGCTCCTTAACCTCCTCATGATCAGTTTTTTCTTTACTTAACCAGTCTGCATTATTTGGATCAGCGGCTATTTTAGTCTGAAtaaattccaaattcttcaaagCTCTTAAAGACCAATTTTCAATATCATCAAACTGATCCTTATTGAACTTCTTTAGATGATGCTTCAAAAGTTTTAACTTCCTTACTATCCTGTACATTTTAGTACCTTGAACATCATCTTGCCACCACTCAGTGAGATTGGAGAGGTAAACTGGTGACTTACCCCACATACTATAATATTTAAAGGGTTTTCTACATATGTCATCTCTGCCTAGTTTTTGAATCAGACAAGGTGTGTGATCAAAGGTCCCTTCAGGGAGGAAATTGGCACACATACTATTTATATCCATACTCCATTCAATATTAACTAACACCCTATCCAATCTACTATAGACTGTAGTGGACACCTCCTGCTTATTATTCCAGGTAAAGAAGGATCCCATAGCTGGACTATCCACCAGATTACACCTATCTAAACATTGTTGAAACTCATCAATCTCTGCAGCTGTACTATCTCCCCCCAACTTTTCAGAAGGAGAAAGTACACAGTTAAAGTCTCCACACACAACCCAAGGTTCATGAATTGTAGCTGCAAATTGAACTAATTGCTCCCAAAGAGAATGTCTACCAGTAATATCATTAAAGGCATATACCATAGACAGACATAATTTCTTATTGGAATTTCTCTCAGTCACTCTCATGTTGATGCATTGAGCAGAATAGTCAATAAAATCAATAAGAAAAAGATTAGGGTTCCAGAGGATCCAAATTCTACCCCCCTTATGCCACCTATTATTAGTAGAAATGCTCCAGCCATCCATCACAATTCCATTTAAACTATTTAGAGACAAAGCTTTTATCTTTGTCTCAAGGAGCCCAAACAATCCCACCTTGTTCCTTTGCATAAACCATTTAACATATCTTTGTTTAGTAGGACTGTTTAGACCCCTGACATTCCAAAACCCAAGGCTATTCATTCCTCACCACCTGGTGAGGAACACTACCACTTACCCCAATTCCTACCTTGGGAGTTGTTGAACCATTCAAAGACTCTAGGAAGGTATGCTGACCAAATCTATGAACTGTGTACCCTCCATCAGAAATTTCTTGTCTACTCAAACGAATTATGGGTCTAATAGGAATTGAACCAGTTGCATCAATAGGTTTTTTATGCCAAACAGCAGGTGTTTTCAGTTGATTCACAGCAGGCTGAGGAGGAGTAACAACAGTAGGAGCAACagtggaagaggaagaagcccCTTGCACTGGTTGCATAACCTTCTGTTTAGGCCTCCATAGCTGAGCCCCTGATTTCTTTTGTGGTGGAGCCACCTTCTTTGCTTTCCTGCATTCATTAGCACCATGACCTATACTCTTACAGACATCACAAACCAGAGGTTTCCACTCAAACTCAACCTCAATAACCACCAAATCCCCCTTCTCATCAAGGAATTTGACATTATCAGGAAGGTTCTGTCCAATGTTAACTTCTATCATAGCTCGTGCATAGCCAATTCTTGTTTTCTCTTCTGTAGTTAAATCACACTTTATAAACTTCCCTATCAAGTCTGAGATTTTAACAATGCCTTTACCCCAGAATTTTAGCGGAAGTTTATGGAGTTTAATCCATACAGGAACAGACATAACCTCATGTTTAACTAATTCAACCTCAGGTGTCCAGGGTTTGACTATGAGAGGTTTGTTGTCAAACAGAAAATGTCCCTGTTTTAATACAGCCTATCTAGCAGCCTTACTCTTAAGTCTGACCATAAAAACTCCATTAGGTAGAAAAGAAAGCTTGTCTACCTGATGGTTCAGCCATAGACGCCTGATAAACCCTTCAATGATGTCCCATGGTGGGTTTTCCCCAAGAATGAAACAATACACAGAGTTCTTCCAATATTCCATCTCCACTTTAACCTCTTCAGCAGTAAATTGCAGGAGCCCAGGTTGTTCctcaggttgttgttgttgttgttgttgttgtatgttgttgttgttattgttgttgttgttgttgttgttattgttattattgttgttgctattattattgttgttgttattgttgttgttgttgttgttgttgttgttgttgttgttgttgttgttgttgttgttgttgttgttgttgttgttgttgttgttgttgttgttgttgttgttgttgttgttgttgttgttgttgttgttgttgttgttgttgttgttgttgttgttgttgttgttgttgttgttgttgttgttgttgttgttgttgttgttgttgttgttgttgttgttgttgttgttgttgttgttgttgttgttgttgttgttgttgttgttgttgttgttgttgttgttgttgttgttgttgttgttgttgttgttgttgttgttgttgttgctttgttgttgttctttATTCTTTCTGCTGGGCTtttgctttcttcttcttttcttgttgttgttgttgttgttgttgttgttgttgttgttgttgttgttgttgttgttgttgttgttgttgttgttgttgttgttgttgttgttgttattattattattattattatctatactatctatactatatagttaaaagacAACTTAACACATTTAATATTTTTCCACAcaggattatcataattaaataatattaatttatattggttaatattaaggctactttaatcaatttattaaaaCTATCTATAAGATTTAGTAAAATTTATTTTTGTGTGGAAACaataagatcatgatttaaattataaaaataaattaataatttactCTCATAATTTAAATCtttcaatttgttcatctaagTCGCTCCTTCATTATCCATAAAGTTAGTAGCTAATGGTCttatatgtagtaaataaaaaatctaataatttggattgtAAATctactaatatctacaaatttataaatataattaaaaggaaaaccaaaaCATCTATCATCATccatatgtcatattttaattacatatatAAGATAACTTTTTAAACGACTTTCATACAAAGTGGAGTTTgtaagaaaaaaataaataatagtagtagtagtagtagtagtagtagtagtaataataataataataataataataataataataataataataataataatactaataataataataataacaataaaaataacaataacaataataataacaataataataacaataataaaaaaaacaataataataataataataataataataataataataataataataataataataataataataataataataataataataataataataataataataataataataataataataataataataataataataataataataataataataataataataataataataataataataataataataataataataataataataataataataataataataataataataataataataataataataataataataataataataataataataataataataataatgcaaaccctttacataccatttctcatttccgcatatttatgtttatattaaacgttataataatgaaaaatggatgctcaaaagtcatgaacttgaTCTTTTTTTATgcatatattaaatttgataataataaaaaaaagaatATTTAGAAGccataaaacgcatcctcaattatttatacattttttatGGAAGGCAAAATTTGTTAGCAAAAAATTTCTTATCTTTATCGTTAGTAGAATTGTATGTGTCACAGATCTTTCCTATCATTCTATTCATATCAAGCTAAGTGtattaaattttaaaattattaactaTTTTTTTGATGGAAGTTTCATTGGGTTATGAAGTGTTCATCAGATTTTCACCTTCGTGTATgcgtttgttttgttctcatttagagGTTATCAAGATTATTTATGATGTTAAGCTCTtccaaggtaaatatacttacatatCTACGCTTTGATTATCATCCCCTCTTTTTTTTCATTACTTAAGGAGAAGCttaagttaataacgataatattgctTTAACAACTATAATTTCCATACTAACTAAAGATTGGCGACATCATCAATGTGGAATCGTAGATGATTAATAATTTTTGAGCACTTAttatatattttgaaatatatggctaaaaggtggaaaatttgaggaggcgacataacattttttgtataatattgtttaaCAGATGAAATGTTCGGCAATAATGAtccaattgttgttcaagttgctGCTGCTTTAAAATTCTTAGttccgcaatttattattgtattagattcaattttatgggggtataaaatgttagttttgtcataaaatttctaattgtgtgttttatgctATTTTCATAATTGTTGATTAAATTTTCATATCTAATTTGTGAGGGTGCTCTATCTTTGGGGATCTTCGTTTGATAATATAGTTTTGTGTAATTTGATTATATGaatacttatattattaattcattttagcttgcattgagTTACTTTAGTTTTGGTAGGAATATCTTAGTATATCTACTGTATGACATTTTAATTTCTGATAAACTGTTGTATAAAAGACTAATTAACTTTATACAACCCTTAAAACCTGAAAACCGTAGATTGAATTGATCGTAGTATATTATTGTATTAAATCACGAAAGTATTACACTAAAAACAGATcctcccgtgaatttcacgggttacAAAACTAGTTGATAGAATGGAAAATGGCCAAAGTATTACAATCAGATGGAGAATGAAATTTGTGAAAGATGAAGGTGGAGTTACCTTTTTTTTTGGCAGGGAGGAACATTAATATTAAAAGGAATATTCTAtatggtacccctcaatttttcgactttctacatggtactcctacactttttataacatacatgatacccctaattgttgtcattatcactaagtgtacccctaaactttattttccgtcaattaaactcagttttattccgtcaattaaactcagttttaggcgtcaagtgattacttggacgcataaccaagcttgtcatttatcaaCGTTGTGAGCCTTTGAGttcgtgttactcgatctagcggaggctactcgatcgagtagcttgggcgCTCGAACGAGtttaggccactcgatcgagtaagtgggttactcgatcgagtaatgggagttcagcggggaattataaatcgtaaaatcgtgaaacccaaatcatttctccacctttcttcctaaacctagatgccgccaTTTCACTTTTCCTTTACCATGGTTcatctccttgaggcctttgagaaTGGTTACACcgtagggatgggatgcttgagtcgagtagcggtcttgacgccggattgctttgtataggtatgttgtcatcatcatcatcgtctcccttggTTTCAGTTGCGTTTATGGTAGTTGTAATAGATGGTTATGATGGTTGTAATacgtggttatggtggttgcttgttatcttatggtcgtgcgcggaatcgctgcagtttgctaaaggtaggttttcctactcagtactgttggctGTCTAGTGTGTCGTTTGTATTGTATAGTTGGTTTTAGTATCGATGATGGTGCTGTGGATTGGTTGTGATtggtcattgtgactgtttgtctgtgtttctcgaggtgcgtcctcggctgagtggagtcacttgcgggagtggcttcacgcccttggtttgccctctgt
It includes:
- the LOC141590099 gene encoding uncharacterized protein LOC141590099, giving the protein MDGWSISTNNRWHKGGRIWILWNPNLFLIDFIDYSAQCINMRVTERNSNKKLCLSMVYAFNDITGRHSLWEQLVQFAATIHEPWVVCGDFNCVLSPSEKLGGDSTAAEIDEFQQCLDRCNLVDSPAMGSFFTWNNKQEVSTTVYSRLDRVLVNIEWSMDINSMCANFLPEGTFDHTPCLIQKLGRDDICRKPFKYYSMWGKSPVYLSNLTEWWQDDVQGTKMYRIVRKLKLLKHHLKKFNKDQFDDIENWSLRALKNLEFIQTKIAADPNNADWLSKEKTDHEEVKELQQACALFLSQRAKLAWDKDGDTNSKYFHGVIRSKFMRNQRIIHRGNICEAHHWDILQSPIIEQEIKDAIFSIPDHKAPGPDGFSSSFFKDSWSVIGNEVSGAILDVFKTGKLLKQVNSTTITLIPKCSMPNSVTQFRPIACCNVLYKCISKLLCNRLARVLPDLISKNQGGFIRGRSIIENIMVCQDLVRLYNRQSCSPRSMFKMDLMKAYDLVSWKYMKELLDAFNFPDKFKHLIMECITSDAFSLALNGETFGFFHGRRGLRQGDPISPLLFTLCMEYLTRILDCATAKLPFNYHPLCKQMKLTHLMFADDLIMFCKGDAKSMVLLLRAFSSFSNASGLKMNTQKSCAYFNGVNHRHKGEILSISGFVEGKLPFKYLGVPITAGRLKLTDCAVLIDKIVDRIRSLGAKKLSYAGRLVLVQSVLTTLHTYWASMFVLPKGVINRVDCICRNYLWERGTEFQRVPMISWQRVCSPKKEGGLGLKESGLWNIANIGKLVWWLATKPDKLWVQWVHHIYMKGLSWHTYTPSADTSWHWRKVCQVRDIIQAGFVDEFWIIGTGAYTVSGCYNWLREKRMQVEWYKSIWNTIAAPKHSFMAWLIANQALRLKDRLFCYNVSSDDLLGTQLQGSDILRQIARRRWTSGRKHVTTAAILAVWYMIWMQRNSARLTHQVTSPWVLAEQIINSVKSRIQVCKSKSFSFRDRLWLSKVHML